AGGACATGCCGGTTGATTTCTGCCGCCAGACCCTGACTCGTCTCGGGTGCGCCGTGGAGGACCAGACGTTGCCTTGGGCCGTCACGGCCCCGTCCTTTCGTTTGGATTTGGAACGTGAAGTTGATCTGATCGAGGAGGTCGCCCGGGTGTATGGCATGGATCGCATCGAGGCGGTCTTGCCCACGGTCAACAAGAATTTGGCCGATTTGGATAAAATCGATCCGACTTTTGCCTTTTTGAATCTGATCAAGGATTGGGGCAAGGGGGCTGGCTTGGCCGAGGCCGTGAACTACAGTTTCGTGGGCACGGCGGATTTGGACCGTTGCGGTCTGCCCCGGGAAGGGCGGGTGTTCATCTGCAATCCGTTGAGCGAGGAAATGAACGTCCTGCGCACGGATTTGGTTCCCGGCCTTCTGAACACGCTGCGCCAGAACATCAGCCAGGACAACGTCCGCGTCCGTGTTTTCGAGGTCGCGCATGTTTTTTCCCAGGATTCCTCTTCCGACACCCAGACTCGCGAGGGCAACCGGTTGGCGATTTTGCTGCACGGTGGTCGTTTTCCGGGGCGTCATCCGTATCCGGACGGCCGTCTCGGATATGCCGACATCAAGGGCCTGGTGGAGCACCTGCTGCTGACCCTGCATCTGGGATGCGGGGAATTTGGACGGGGCGGGGAGCATGCGTATCTGACTCCGGAAATTGTGGTCACTGTCCGGGGCGAGGCTGTCGGCCGGGTGGGCATGATCCGCGAAGCCTTGGCCGAAGACTATTTGGCCAGGGCCGAGGTCTGGTACGCGGATCTGGATGTGGATGCCTTGATGCGTCTGCACCGCGCGGCGTTCGTTACCTTCGCGCCGATTCCGAAATTTCCGGTCGTGCGCCGCGACATGACCTTGATCGCGTCACCGGAGTTGGCCGTGGGCACGATTCTCGATGCGGTCCTGGCGTTGCGGGAGCCCCTTTTGGAAGAGGTTTTCCTGGCGGATGTCTACGAGCCGCGTCAGTCCGGCGAGCGCAATCTGACCTTCCGCTTTGTGTATCGGCACGCCGAGAAGACGCTCAAGGACAAGGAGGTGGACAAGGTCAACAACCGGATTGGCCAGCACCTGTCAAGCACGCTTCCCGTCCGCTTTTCCTAGGAACGGGCGGGGGCTGGGAGTGACAAATCATGCCCACGCCCGCGAGCCCCGGCTCGGGTAAACGTTTCCGAATTGGCCAGGTCGCCAAGATACTTGGCGTGGAACCATATGTGTTGCGTTTTTGGGAGGAGGAATTTCCGTCCCTCACGGCGGCGCGCACTCCCAAGGGGCAACGCTACTACACCGAGGAGCATGTCCGTCTTCTGAAGCGGATTCGCCATCTGCTTCATGATGAAAAGCTGACCATCAAGGGCGCGCGCCGCAAATTGGAAAATCCGGCCGGGGACATGGCATCCCTGGATATGATCCGTGCCGAATTGGAAGAAATACGACGTTTGTTGATGGAAAAACCCTGACCCTGGTCGGGGTTTTTTTATCGGCCCCAACTTTACATGACGTGGAGTGGGCTCTAGGTAGGATGGGAACCACGCCCCAGGCCAAACCAACTTGTCCAAGGCGTGTGGTGCATGAGCATGGAAAAAATTTTTGTCGACAAACAGGGCTCGGCCCTTTTTCGGTGTCCCCATTGCGGATTCACGCGGCAGTTCGATGCCTCGGCGTACCGGGACAAGGACAGCCGTCTCAAGATCAAGTGCCGGTGCGGGGAAACCGTGTCCGTGCTGATTGAATTCCGGGAATTTTTTCGGAAACAGGTGGAGCTCTACGGACAGGCCACGGTCTTGTCCACGGGGTCGGGAGCGGCGTCGTTGCGTCCGGTCAACGTGACATTTCCCATGAAGGTCATGGATTTGTCCTTGAATGGCATGCGCTTTTTGATCATGCGGGAGCTTGCCCAAAATCCAACCTCCTTGGAGGTAAATGACGTCGTCAGGGCGTCCTTCCGGCTCGACAATCGCTCCCGGGATTTGGTGGAGCGCAAGGCAGTGGTGTGCAACGTGAACGATCCGACCTATGGGGTGCGCTTCATTCGCAGCGAGTATGACAAAGACCTGGGCTTTTATCTCATGCGGTAAGCCCATCCGGAGACAGCATGGATTCCGACGATCGCCGGGAAGAATACGCCAAGGCCTTGGACAACCCCATCATCCGTTTGCTCATCCGTTCCGGTTTTTTGAGCGAGGATCAGGCTGCCTACGCCCGGCGCGTTGCATCCAAGCTGCATATGTCCAGGCCGTTGTGTGACATCGTGCGTGAGCTGGGATACG
This genomic stretch from Deltaproteobacteria bacterium harbors:
- a CDS encoding MerR family transcriptional regulator; translated protein: MPTPASPGSGKRFRIGQVAKILGVEPYVLRFWEEEFPSLTAARTPKGQRYYTEEHVRLLKRIRHLLHDEKLTIKGARRKLENPAGDMASLDMIRAELEEIRRLLMEKP